In Amaranthus tricolor cultivar Red isolate AtriRed21 chromosome 3, ASM2621246v1, whole genome shotgun sequence, a single window of DNA contains:
- the LOC130808499 gene encoding uncharacterized protein LOC130808499, producing the protein MPIPTDKFTVGNYVLLRVSPMKGVMRFGKKGKLSPKFIGPYEVTEKVGKVAYRLALPNELGKVHDVLHILQLKRYVPDKSHVLDPEPLDLDENLSYEEKPIEVLDSKLRSTRRKDIKMVKVLWSNQRTQEATWETEDSMREKYPLLFPEIEYLFVNSVNKVTIFELIP; encoded by the exons ATGCCCATCCCTACTGATAAGTTCACTGTAGGGAATTATGTGTTATTGAGAGTTTCACCGATGAAAGGAGTCATGAGGTTTGGTAAGAAGGGCAAGTTGAGTCCAAAGTTTATAGGACCTTATGAGGTCACAGAGAAGGTAGGAAAGGTGGCCTACCGACTAGCACTACCCAATGAGTTGGGCAAGGTCCATGATGTGCTTCATATCTTGCAGCTGAAGCGATATGTTCCGGATAAGTCGCATGTGCTAGATCCCGAGCCCTTAGACCTTGATGAGAATTTGTCTTATGAGGAGAAGCCTATCGAGGTCTTAGATTCTAAGTTGCGCAGTACGAGGAGAAAAGATATAAAGATGGTGAAAGTTCTATGGTCTAACCAGCGCACACAGGAGGCGACATGGGAAACTGAGGATTCCATGCGTGAGAAATACCCACTCCTTTTTCCCGAG ATTGAGTATCTTTTtgttaatagtgtcaataaagtcACGATCTTTGAGTTAATTCCTTAG